From one Miscanthus floridulus cultivar M001 unplaced genomic scaffold, ASM1932011v1 os_2624_4_5, whole genome shotgun sequence genomic stretch:
- the LOC136535244 gene encoding UPF0481 protein At3g47200-like, which translates to MGLEEEVRFCYQDNISVESNKFVQMLLLDVCFLLHSLYATNEIVEMPVSKDLQLHKGIGALNIETEKSDILIEISADQVKQGNADASQCQSTQTDTFHDLMQGRPQGNLDPIGMMYTSCITRDIFLLENQIPFFVLKRVYEILAYKKLVSTPLTETIAKHIEGILRKYTTAIGESDRPKDFQHLLHLCHLYFKPSQNIAQHHEYQVQSHYFYRLLGKFVRYFNYSNQCEDVSLVFNCQHIHSQRGNHMKCWRRAVQYHEAGVQFKKREHSMDDPHSLLDVVFDEGLLEVPRLIIDDKTCSLLRNFIAFEQACPKFGNDITAYVAFMSQLISTPS; encoded by the coding sequence ATGGGACTAGAGGAGGAAGTAAGGTTCTGTTACCAAGACAATATCAGTGTTGAAAGCAACAAATTTGTACAGATGCTCCTACTTGATGTATGCTTTCTACTACATTCACTGTATGCAACAAATGAAATTGTCGAAATGCCCGTCAGTAAAGATTTGCAGTTACATAAAGGTATTGGTGCGTTGAATATTGAAACTGAGAAATCAGACATATTGATTGAGATATCTGCTGATCAAGTAAAACAAGGAAATGCAGATGCAAGTCAATGTCAAAGTACACAAACTGATACTTTTCATGATCTAATGCAAGGCCGACCACAGGGGAACCTTGATCCCATAGGAATGATGTATACTAGTTGTATCACCCGTGATATATTCCTACTAGAAAACCAAATCCCATTTTTTGTTCTCAAGAGGGTATATGAGATCCTTGCATATAAGAAGCTTGTCAGTACACCGCTTACAGAAACTATTGCTAAGCATATAGAAGGTATATTGAGGAAGTATACTACAGCTATTGGCGAATCTGACAGACCAAAGGACTTCCAACATTTGCTCCATTTATGCCACTTGTACTTCAAACCTAGTCAGAATATTGCTCAACATCATGAATACCAGGTTCAATCCCATTATTTTTACAGACTTCTTGGTAAGTTTGTCAGATATTTTAATTACTCTAATCAGTGTGAAGACGTAAGTTTGGTGTTCAACTGCCAGCACATTCATTCTCAAAGGGGTAACCATATGAAGTGTTGGCGCCGGGCAGTCCAATATCATGAAGCAGGAGTTCAATTTAAGAAGAGGGAGCATAGTATGGATGATCCTCATTCTCTTTTGGACGTGGTGTTTGATGAAGGTTTGCTGGAGGTTCCACGCTTGATTATCGATGACAAAACTTGTAGTCTGTTACGTAATTTTATTGCCTTTGAGCAAGCATGTCCTAAATTTGGGAACGACATAACTGCCTATGTTGCTTTCATGTCTCAGCTTATCAGTACACCTTCGTAG